From one Pseudobdellovibrionaceae bacterium genomic stretch:
- a CDS encoding four helix bundle protein yields the protein MTQKKCEYRFRSLDLAVEFCQQVKLLKMPIHLRDQVLRASSSVALNLAEGSGKPSAKDKRRFYSIALGSLRECQAILRIEGINDQKLIDLADHLGASVFKLTLGT from the coding sequence ATGACTCAGAAGAAATGCGAATACAGATTTAGATCATTGGATTTGGCGGTGGAGTTTTGCCAGCAGGTAAAGCTGTTGAAGATGCCGATTCATCTGCGGGATCAGGTGCTCCGGGCATCTTCATCCGTTGCGCTGAATCTCGCCGAGGGGAGTGGTAAACCCAGCGCAAAAGACAAGCGGCGGTTTTACTCGATTGCCTTGGGCTCCTTACGCGAGTGCCAAGCGATACTGAGAATCGAAGGCATCAATGACCAAAAGCTCATTGACCTTGCCGACCATCTAGGAGCCTCTGTCTTTAAGCTCACCCTCGGGACCTAG